One genomic window of Corythoichthys intestinalis isolate RoL2023-P3 chromosome 18, ASM3026506v1, whole genome shotgun sequence includes the following:
- the LOC130906351 gene encoding gap junction delta-2 protein-like isoform X1: MGEWTILERLLEAAVQQHSTMIGRWPEKGDQRDVRVALFLLDLILLTVVVIFRILIVGIVGEKVYEDEQIMFICNTMQPGCNQACYDKAFPISHIRYWVFQIILVCTPSLCFITYSVHQSAKARDRSYSLLHPYMDHHGHGHHGRHHDHHARKLHSRNINGILVHPDSSKEDHDCLEVKEIPNGPRGLPPTHKSAKVRRQEGISRFYVIQVVFRNALEIGFLAGQYFLYGFNVPGMFECDRYPCVKEVECYVSRPTEKTVFLVFMFAVSGICVVLNLAELNHLGWRKIKTAIRGVQARRKSICEVRKKDVSHLSQAPNLGRTQSSESAYV; the protein is encoded by the exons GTGGCCGGAAAAAGGAGACCAAAGGGATGTCCGTGTTGCTCTGTTTCTACTGGATTT GATCCTGCTAACCGTGGTGGTGATTTTCCGCATCCTGATCGTGGGCATAGTGGGCGAAAAAGTGTACGAAGACGAGCAGATCATGTTCATCTGCAACACCATGCAGCCCGGTTGCAACCAGGCTTGCTACGACAAAGCCTTCCCCATATCCCACATCCGGTACTGGGTTTTCCAGATCATCCTGGTGTGCACGCCCAGCCTGTGTTTCATCACGTACTCGGTCCACCAGTCGGCCAAAGCTCGGGACCGCAGCTACTCCCTGCTGCACCCTTACATGGACCACCACGGTCACGGTCACCACGGGCGCCACCACGACCATCACGCTCGCAAGCTTCACTCCCGCAATATCAACGGTATCCTGGTGCACCCCGACAGTAGTAAGGAGGATCACGATTGCCTGGAGGTGAAGGAGATCCCCAACGGACCTCGAGGGCTCCCGCCGACGCACAAGAGCGCCAAGGTGCGGCGACAGGAAGGGATCTCCCGCTTCTACGTCATCCAGGTGGTTTTCCGCAACGCCCTAGAGATCGGCTTCCTGGCGGGCCAGTACTTCCTGTACGGCTTCAACGTGCCAGGGATGTTTGAGTGCGACCGCTACCCTTGCGTGAAGGAGGTGGAGTGCTACGTGTCCCGCCCCACGGAAAAGACCGTCTTCCTGGTCTTCATGTTCGCAGTCAGCGGCATTTGCGTGGTGCTCAACTTAGCCGAGCTCAACCACCTGGGCTGGCGGAAGATAAAGACGGCGATCCGCGGCGTGCAGGCCCGAAGGAAGTCCATCTGCGAAGTGCGCAAGAAGGACGTTTCCCACCTGTCGCAAGCCCCCAACCTGGGCAGGACCCAATCCAGTGAGTCGGCCTACGTCTGA
- the LOC130906351 gene encoding gap junction delta-2 protein-like isoform X2, whose product MGEWTILERLLEAAVQQHSTMIGRILLTVVVIFRILIVGIVGEKVYEDEQIMFICNTMQPGCNQACYDKAFPISHIRYWVFQIILVCTPSLCFITYSVHQSAKARDRSYSLLHPYMDHHGHGHHGRHHDHHARKLHSRNINGILVHPDSSKEDHDCLEVKEIPNGPRGLPPTHKSAKVRRQEGISRFYVIQVVFRNALEIGFLAGQYFLYGFNVPGMFECDRYPCVKEVECYVSRPTEKTVFLVFMFAVSGICVVLNLAELNHLGWRKIKTAIRGVQARRKSICEVRKKDVSHLSQAPNLGRTQSSESAYV is encoded by the coding sequence GATCCTGCTAACCGTGGTGGTGATTTTCCGCATCCTGATCGTGGGCATAGTGGGCGAAAAAGTGTACGAAGACGAGCAGATCATGTTCATCTGCAACACCATGCAGCCCGGTTGCAACCAGGCTTGCTACGACAAAGCCTTCCCCATATCCCACATCCGGTACTGGGTTTTCCAGATCATCCTGGTGTGCACGCCCAGCCTGTGTTTCATCACGTACTCGGTCCACCAGTCGGCCAAAGCTCGGGACCGCAGCTACTCCCTGCTGCACCCTTACATGGACCACCACGGTCACGGTCACCACGGGCGCCACCACGACCATCACGCTCGCAAGCTTCACTCCCGCAATATCAACGGTATCCTGGTGCACCCCGACAGTAGTAAGGAGGATCACGATTGCCTGGAGGTGAAGGAGATCCCCAACGGACCTCGAGGGCTCCCGCCGACGCACAAGAGCGCCAAGGTGCGGCGACAGGAAGGGATCTCCCGCTTCTACGTCATCCAGGTGGTTTTCCGCAACGCCCTAGAGATCGGCTTCCTGGCGGGCCAGTACTTCCTGTACGGCTTCAACGTGCCAGGGATGTTTGAGTGCGACCGCTACCCTTGCGTGAAGGAGGTGGAGTGCTACGTGTCCCGCCCCACGGAAAAGACCGTCTTCCTGGTCTTCATGTTCGCAGTCAGCGGCATTTGCGTGGTGCTCAACTTAGCCGAGCTCAACCACCTGGGCTGGCGGAAGATAAAGACGGCGATCCGCGGCGTGCAGGCCCGAAGGAAGTCCATCTGCGAAGTGCGCAAGAAGGACGTTTCCCACCTGTCGCAAGCCCCCAACCTGGGCAGGACCCAATCCAGTGAGTCGGCCTACGTCTGA